The following proteins come from a genomic window of Geothrix edaphica:
- the ispF gene encoding 2-C-methyl-D-erythritol 2,4-cyclodiphosphate synthase has protein sequence MTSIRTGLGFDVHRFAAPEEGRPLMLMGCAIPHDRGLAGHSDADVMLHALMDALLGAAGLGDIGLHFPDTDPTYRGADSTVLLERVMGDLAERGWRVANADVCLIGERPKIGPHRQRMRDRIAPLLGIHAEALNVKATTTEKLGFTGRGEGLAAQAVVLIERI, from the coding sequence ATGACCTCCATCCGCACCGGCCTGGGGTTCGATGTCCACCGCTTTGCGGCTCCCGAGGAAGGCCGCCCGCTGATGCTCATGGGCTGCGCCATCCCCCACGACCGGGGCCTGGCCGGCCACAGCGACGCGGATGTGATGCTGCACGCCCTCATGGACGCCCTCCTCGGCGCGGCGGGCCTGGGCGACATCGGCCTCCACTTCCCGGACACGGACCCCACGTACCGGGGCGCCGATTCCACCGTCCTGCTCGAGCGGGTGATGGGCGACCTCGCGGAACGCGGCTGGCGTGTGGCGAACGCGGACGTGTGCCTCATCGGCGAGCGGCCCAAGATCGGCCCCCACCGCCAGCGCATGCGGGACCGCATCGCGCCGCTGCTGGGCATCCACGCCGAGGCCCTGAATGTGAAGGCCACCACCACCGAGAAGCTGGGCTTCACGGGCCGCGGCGAGGGCCTGGCGGCCCAGGCCGTGGTGCTGATCGAGCGGATCTAG
- a CDS encoding CCA tRNA nucleotidyltransferase, whose protein sequence is MWPPLLRLQAALGSGAELVVVGGAVRDELLGRPHADWDLATKLLPRTVMDRARAAGLKVIPTGLQHGTVTVMLEDRPVEITTFRSDGDYLDGRRPESVQLGVSLEEDLSRRDFTINAMALPVGGGDLVDPFGGRADLVARTLRAVGDPLLRFAEDGLRTLRACRFAAQLGFEVEAGTLAAIPERLEVARKVAVERVLAELTKLLCGEEPERGLELLAETGLLDLWLPELRPMIGCGQNRHHRWEVWRHTLEAVRLAPVDPGLRWAALLHDAGKPGAKVMGTDGEVSFHGHEAGSLELAATVLDRLKAAHALRREVLALVRHHGTHPAGDWGDAACRRFLRRLGEDGLDLVRWGAFRLADQRAKGLDLEAREREHAAILARLEALAAAAPPLTVKALALDGAALMALAGRGGGPWLGALQRELLEAVIEHPELNTPEALAELVRGRR, encoded by the coding sequence ATGTGGCCTCCGCTGCTCCGCCTCCAGGCGGCCCTCGGGTCCGGGGCGGAGCTGGTGGTGGTCGGGGGCGCCGTCCGCGATGAACTCCTGGGACGCCCTCATGCGGACTGGGATCTGGCCACGAAGCTGCTGCCTCGGACCGTGATGGACCGGGCGCGGGCCGCCGGGCTGAAGGTCATCCCCACGGGCCTCCAGCACGGCACCGTGACGGTGATGCTGGAGGACCGGCCCGTCGAGATCACCACCTTCCGCAGCGATGGCGACTACCTGGATGGGCGGCGACCCGAGTCCGTGCAGCTGGGGGTGTCCCTGGAGGAGGACCTCTCCCGCCGGGACTTCACCATCAACGCCATGGCCCTGCCCGTGGGGGGCGGCGACCTGGTGGATCCCTTCGGCGGCCGGGCGGATCTGGTGGCGCGGACCCTCCGGGCCGTGGGCGATCCTCTGCTCCGGTTCGCGGAGGATGGCCTCCGCACCCTGCGGGCCTGCCGCTTCGCGGCGCAGCTGGGCTTCGAGGTGGAGGCCGGGACCCTGGCCGCCATCCCCGAACGGCTCGAGGTGGCCCGGAAGGTGGCGGTGGAGCGGGTTCTCGCCGAGCTCACCAAGCTGCTCTGCGGCGAAGAGCCCGAGCGGGGCCTGGAGCTCCTGGCGGAGACCGGGCTGCTGGACCTCTGGCTGCCGGAGCTGCGCCCCATGATCGGCTGCGGGCAGAACCGCCACCACCGCTGGGAGGTGTGGCGCCACACGCTGGAGGCCGTGCGCCTGGCCCCGGTGGATCCAGGCCTCCGCTGGGCGGCCCTGCTGCATGATGCCGGCAAGCCTGGGGCCAAGGTCATGGGGACGGACGGCGAGGTGAGCTTCCACGGGCACGAGGCCGGTTCGCTGGAGCTGGCGGCGACCGTCCTGGACCGGCTCAAGGCCGCCCATGCCCTCCGGCGCGAGGTCCTGGCCCTGGTGCGCCACCACGGCACGCACCCTGCGGGGGACTGGGGCGATGCGGCCTGCCGGCGCTTCCTGCGGCGCCTGGGGGAGGACGGGCTGGACCTCGTGCGCTGGGGGGCCTTCCGCCTGGCGGATCAGCGCGCCAAGGGGCTGGACCTGGAGGCCCGGGAGCGCGAGCACGCCGCCATCCTGGCCCGCCTCGAAGCCCTGGCCGCCGCGGCTCCGCCCCTGACGGTGAAGGCCCTGGCCCTGGATGGGGCGGCCCTCATGGCCCTGGCGGGGCGGGGCGGGGGCCCCTGGCTGGGGGCCCTGCAGCGCGAGCTGCTGGAGGCGGTGATCGAACACCCCGAACTCAACACCCCGGAGGCGCTGGCGGAGCTGGTGAGGGGAAGGCGCTAG
- a CDS encoding GNAT family N-acetyltransferase, which translates to MLSLRPAVPADAPLILQYIRELADYEREPEAAVATEADLQRYAFSEHPLVKVTMAEWDGQPAGFALWFLNFSTWEGKPGIYLEDLFVRPAFRGKGIGQALLRHLAALAVKEGWTRFVWQVLDWNTPAIEFYEAHGARVMRPWLTCRVEGEALVKLAGDAG; encoded by the coding sequence ATGCTGAGCCTCCGTCCTGCCGTCCCCGCCGATGCCCCGCTGATCCTGCAGTACATCCGGGAGCTGGCGGACTATGAGCGCGAGCCGGAGGCGGCCGTCGCTACCGAGGCGGACCTCCAGCGCTACGCCTTCTCGGAGCATCCCCTGGTGAAGGTGACCATGGCGGAATGGGATGGTCAGCCTGCGGGCTTCGCCCTCTGGTTCCTCAACTTCAGCACCTGGGAAGGCAAGCCCGGCATCTACCTGGAGGACCTGTTCGTGCGCCCCGCCTTCCGGGGCAAGGGCATCGGCCAGGCCCTGCTTCGGCACCTGGCTGCCCTGGCGGTGAAGGAGGGCTGGACCCGCTTTGTCTGGCAGGTGCTGGACTGGAACACACCGGCCATCGAGTTCTATGAGGCCCACGGTGCCAGGGTGATGCGGCCCTGGCTCACCTGTCGCGTGGAGGGTGAGGCGCTGGTGAAGCTTGCCGGAGATGCTGGCTGA
- a CDS encoding thiamine pyrophosphate-dependent dehydrogenase E1 component subunit alpha, producing the protein MDRDTALRLHEAMLLTRLAEERLVKLFRQGKTLGSVYRSLGQEATACATAMALGPDDVIAPMIRNLGSMFVRGATPLEIFLQYLGRATGPTGGREHNNHFGSVARGILAPTSMLGALIPVMAGVALSFRQKGEPRVAMTWIGDGGSSTGAFYEGLNFAVVQKLPLIVIGESNGYAFSTPPDRQMAGRMAERSQGAFTLTVDGNDAAAVYAAAAQARQHCLEGKGPAFLVCETFRMKGHAEHDDQRYVDPALLAQWAAKDPLPRFEAWLALRGWTPAPDLRARLEAELLAAAEAAEAAPWPDPATLEAGVFST; encoded by the coding sequence ATGGATCGCGACACCGCCCTGCGCCTTCATGAGGCCATGCTGCTCACCCGGCTCGCGGAGGAGCGGTTGGTGAAGCTCTTCCGCCAGGGCAAGACCCTCGGCAGTGTCTACCGGAGCCTGGGCCAGGAGGCCACCGCCTGCGCCACGGCCATGGCCCTGGGGCCCGACGATGTGATCGCCCCCATGATCCGCAACCTGGGCTCTATGTTCGTCCGGGGCGCCACACCGCTGGAGATCTTCCTCCAGTACCTCGGCCGCGCCACCGGCCCCACCGGGGGCCGCGAGCACAACAACCACTTCGGCTCGGTGGCCCGGGGCATCCTCGCTCCGACCTCCATGCTCGGCGCCCTGATCCCCGTGATGGCGGGCGTGGCCCTCAGCTTCCGGCAGAAGGGCGAGCCTCGCGTCGCCATGACCTGGATCGGAGATGGCGGCAGCTCCACGGGCGCCTTCTACGAGGGGCTCAATTTCGCCGTGGTGCAGAAGCTCCCCCTCATCGTCATCGGCGAATCCAACGGGTACGCCTTCTCCACGCCCCCGGACCGCCAGATGGCCGGCCGGATGGCGGAACGCTCCCAGGGGGCGTTCACCCTCACCGTGGATGGCAATGACGCCGCCGCCGTGTATGCCGCCGCCGCCCAGGCCCGGCAGCACTGCCTGGAAGGCAAGGGACCCGCCTTCCTCGTCTGCGAAACCTTCCGCATGAAGGGCCACGCCGAGCATGACGACCAGCGCTATGTGGACCCCGCCCTTCTCGCCCAGTGGGCCGCCAAGGATCCCCTGCCCCGCTTCGAGGCCTGGCTGGCCCTCCGGGGGTGGACACCAGCCCCGGACCTCCGCGCCCGCCTCGAGGCTGAGCTCCTCGCCGCGGCCGAGGCGGCGGAGGCCGCTCCCTGGCCCGACCCGGCCACGCTGGAAGCGGGGGTCTTCTCGACCTAG